The bacterium region CGGTAACGGGCACCCCGTATGTGACCAGATCACCACCTTTGGCATCACCGCGGAATACGTGGAAGGTCGCCTCCGCCATTTCTCCTCCTAGGCCGTCTGTTGGATGAGCCGGGCGAGGTCGAGCGGCATCTGCGGGACCGGCCGCGTCGTCGCCTTCATCTTGCCGTCGCGGTACACGACGACGTTCAAGGTCCCCCACTGGGGGTCTTGGTTGGGGTAGTCCAGGCGCCAGTGTGCCCCGCGACTCTCCTGACGCTCGATCGCCGACCGGAAGATCGCTTCGCACAGCGTCAGCATGAAGCGGACGTCGCGGCACGCGTGCCACCCGGGATTGAAAAGCCTCGAGCCTCCGACCCGGAGTCCCTCGACGCGCTTCTGCAGCGCCCCCACCTTTTCGAGTCCTTGGGCAAGCCCCTCTCCGGTCCGCGCGATCCCGGCGTGTGTGCTCATCACCTCTTGCAACTCCTCGTGCAGACCGAAGGGATTCTCCTGTCCGTCCCCCTCGAACGGGCGCTGGAGTAGGGTCCGCTCTTCTTCGGCCTGGTGCTCGTCCACCTGCGGCGCGGCGCGGAGCCCCCCGACGTAGGCAGCCGCATGCTCGCCAGCCCGCTTGCCGAAAACCAGGAGGTCGCCCAGCGAGTTACCTCCAAGCCGGTTGGCGCCGTGAAGTCCCGCAGCCACCTCCCCGACGGCAAACAGGCCAGGCACAGTCGTCGCCCCAGTCCCCGCTTCCACGCGCACGCCACCCATCACGTAGTGGACCGTTGGCGCGACTTCCATCGGGGACTTCGTAATGTCGATATTCGCCAGCTTGAGGAACTGCTCGTACATGCTAGGCAGTTTCCGTTTGATGAACTCCGGCTCCCAGTGGGTGATGTCCAGAAACGCCCCGCCATGGGGGCTTCCGCGCCCCGCCCGAACTTCCTCATAGATGGACCGCGCGACTACGTCCCGACTGCTGAGCTCCTTTTTCTTCGGGTCGTACCGCTCCATGAAGCGCTCGCCCAGACTGTTCCGGAGGACTCCACCCTCCCCGCGGACCGCCTCGGTCACCAGGATGCCCCGCACGCCGGGAGGCCAAACCATCCCGGTAGGGTGGAACTGCACCATCTCCATGTCCATGAGTTCGGCGCCGGCATCGTAGGCCATCGCACACCCGTCCCCGGTGCACTCCCAGGAGTTGCTCGTGACCTTGTAGACTTTGCCCCACCCGCCGGTGGCCAGGATCACAGCCTTCGCCCGGAAGAGCACGAACCGCCCATCTTCGCGCCGGTAGCCAAACGCCCCGGCGATCCGTTCCGCGTCCTTGAGCAGCCAGGTGAGCGTCACCTCCATGTAGACCTCGATCCTACTGTGCACCGCCTTGTCCTGGAGCGTCCGGATGAGTTCAAGCCCGGTCCGGTCACCGACGTGACAGGCCCGCGGGTAGGTGTGGGCCCCGAACGGACGCTGGAGAATTTTTCCATCGGGTGTGCGGTCGAATAGACCTCCCCACTGTTCCAACTCGTACACACGGTCGGGCACTTCCCTGGCAAAGATCTCCACCATGCGATAGTCATTGATCAGCTTACCGCCGCGCATGGTATCGATGAAGTGTGCCTGCCAGTTGTCCCTAGGATCCACGTTCCCGAGGGCCGCAGCGATCCCCCCCTCCGCCATGACCGTATGGGCCTTGCCGAGGAGCGACTTGCACACCAAGCCGACGGAGAGCCCAGCCTCCACCGCGGCGATCGCCGCACGCATGCCGGCGCCTCCCGCGCCGATTACCAAGACGTCGTGCTCGAATGTCTCGTACCAGTCAGCCATTCACGCCTCCCACAAGATCCCAGGCTAGAACAAGGCCGGGTCGACGATCTCTTTCGCCATCAGCAGGCGCAGGTAGACGTCGACGGCGACGACGGAAAAGAGGCTCGCCCATGCCCACACTGCGTGCTCGTGGTTCAACGGCGTCACCCACTGCCACAGGCGAAAACGCGCTCGGCCGCCGCTGGCGCAGGAGTAGCAGTCGAGGTTGCCGCCAACGATGTGGCGGAACGCATGGCAGCCGAGCGTGTACCCGGAGAGTAGAACGACGTTGGCGAGGAACAGCAGCGAGCCCAGGTGGATCCCGAAACGCCCGTTAAACACAAACGCCTTGATCGCATCGATCCACAGGAAGACGAGCACCACGATTGCCGCGTACAGCAGGTAGCGGTGGAGGTTGTTGAGGACGAAGGGAAACGATGTCTCGCCGCTGTACTGACGGCGGGACTCAGGGATCATGCACGAGATGGGGTCGGCGAAGTAGGAGCGATAGTACGCCTTGCGGTAATAATAGCAAGTCGCCCGGAACCCGGCTGGGGCCCACAGCACCCAAAACGCCGGCGAGATCGGGATGGCAGCGATCGTCACCGGAGGCGAGTAGAATGGCGAGAGGTACGACCCGATAGACCCGTGCCCCTGGAACGCTACCCAGGTCGCGTAGACCACGAAGCCCGACAGGATGGTAACGGTGGCGGCCGGCTGGAGCCACCAGGGCATGGATGAGGCATACGAATGCGTCGCCGCATGGTCGGCCATGAGACTCTACCCGACTCCGACGTGGGACTGGGGAGCCTATTCCGCTCCGTCAGAGTCGTTTCCTCCCCCACTGACGACGCGCCCGCGCAGTATACTTGTTACGCCGAAAGCACTGTCGCTATGGAGGATGCCAATGAGCACGGACGGACAGTACCGGATCGAACGTGATGCCTTAGGGGAGGTGCGGGTTCCCGCCGATGCCTACTACGGCTCGCAGACCGCCCGCGCGATCGAGAACTTTCCCATCAGCGGCCTCAGGCTCCCACGGGCGTTCATCGCCGCCACCGCAATGATCAAGCGGGCGGCCGCAGAGGTGAATGCCGCGCTGAAGCTTCTCGATCCGAAGGTCGCGGACGCGATAGTGCAAGCGGCGGAGGAAGTCATCGACGGGAAGTGGGACGCGCAATTTCCGATCGACGCGTTCCAGATGGGCGCCGGCACGTCCCAGAACATGAACGCGAACGAGGTGATCGCCAACCGCGCGATCGAGCTGCTCGGCGGCAGGCGGGCTGACTACAAACTCGTCAACCCCAACGACCATGTCAACATGGCCCAGTCCACCAACGATGTCACGCCGACCGCGATCCGACTTGCCGCGCTGATGACCCTCGGCGACCTGCTCTCAGCCCTCGAGGGCCTTGTGGAAGCGCTGGGGCAGAAGGCCCACGAGTTCGACAGCATCGTGAAGGCCGGCCGCACCCACCTCCAGGACGCCGTCCCGGTTCGGCTGGGCCAGGAGTTCGGCGCGTACGCGCAGGCGGTCGCCATCGACATCGAACGCATCAAGAACGCTCGTGAACGCCTGCTCTACATCGGGATCGGCGGGACGGCGACGGGAACCGGGCTCAACGCCGATCCGCAGTATCACGTCCGGATGGTGCGCCGACTCTCCGAGTTGACCGGGCTGCCGCTTCGCAGTTCGGGGAACCTCTTCGAGTCGATGCAGAACATGGCGGATGCGCTCGAGTGCTCGGCCGCGCTCCGGACCCTCGCCGCCACCCTCACACGCATTGCCAACGATCTGCGCCTGATGGCCTCGGGGCCGAACACAGGCCTCGACGAGATCCGCCTCCCGGCGGTGCAGCCCGGATCCTCGATCATGCCCGGGAAGGTCAACCCATCGATGGCCGAGATGTTGAACATGGTCTGCTTCCATGTGATGGGCAATGATCTGACCGTCTTGACCGCGGTCCAGGCGGGTCAGCTCGAGCTCAACGTCATGCTGCCGGTCATCGCGCTCAACCTCCTTCAGTCGATCCAGATTTTGACCAACGCCGTCGGAGCGTTCACCGACCGGTGCGTACGGGGCATCGTGGCCAACGAGGAGCGGTGCCGTCACTGGGTCGAACACAGCGCGGCGCTGGCGACCGCGCTCAACCCGTACCTTGGTTACAGCACCGTGGCCGAGGTCGTGAAGGAGTTCGTCCGCACGGGCCGCCCGATCCGGCAGATCGTCTTGGAGCGGGGCCTCCTCTCCGAGGCGCAACTCAACGAGATCTTGTCGGTCCGCGCGATGACCGAGCCAGGGATTCCGGGCAAGGCCCGAGCGCTGTAGGCCCGCGCCGGAGGACCGAGGGGGTGGGCGATGCACATCTCGTTGTCCGACCTGCTATGGGTGTTTTTCATCATCTCCTTCCTCCAACCGCTGCTCTCCCGACAGTGGCAGCAGACAAGCCGCCTGCGGCTGTTCCAGCAGCTGGAACGCAGCCGGGGCAGCCGGGTCATCGCCCTGATCCACCGCGAAGAGACGATGAGCCTGCTGGGGTTTCCGATCGTCCGGTACATCGACATCCAGGACTCGGAGGAGGTGCTGCGGGCGATCCGGCTGACGCCGCCCGAGATGCCGATCGATGTCATCCTCCACACGCCCGGCGGGCTGGTGCTCGCGGCGGAGCAGATCGCACGGGCGCTCCGCGATCATCCGGGGCGGGTCACGATGTTCGTCCCGCACTACGCGATGTCGGGCGGCACCCTGGTGGCCCTGGCCGCCGACGAGATCGTCATGGACCCCCACGGGGTGCTGGGCCCGGTTGACCCGCAGCTCGGCAACCATCCCGCCGTCTCGATCATCGCCGCAGTGAATCGCAAGCCGGTGGAGCGCGTTGACGATGAGACGTTGATCCTCGCGGACATGTCCCAAAAAGCGCTGCAGCAGGTCCGGGCGGTCGTGGTCGAGTTGGCGTCGCGGCGGCTTCCGACCGACCGGGCGGAGGCGCTGGCCGCGCGCCTGACCGGCGGCGGCTGGACCCACGACTATCCGATCACGGTGACGGAGGCGCGGGAGCTCGGATTTGCGATCTCCACGGAAATGCCGAGAGCCATTTACGATATGATGCAACTCTACCCGCAGTCGGGGCGCCGCCGGCCCTCCGTGGAATATGTGCCGCTTCCCTACCGGGCGCCGGCCGCTCCCCTCCCGCGCGACCGCGAACACCGCTAGGGCGGGGCGGGCGGGAGTTTCCGTCGGGTCAGCGAGAGGCGATCCAGGTCACGTCGGGTCGCCCCGACATGTGGTTGGCCGCGCGCGCCAACACGAAGAGGAGATCGGAAAGCCGGTTGACATACTTCAGAAGCTCGGGGTTGACCGGCTCTTGCCCGGCGAGCCGTACGATCTCCCGCTCCGCCCGGCGGGCGACTGTACGCGCGTGGTGGAGGGCGGCGGCCGCGGGCGTGCCGCCGGGGAGCACGAACTCGCGTAGGGCCGGCAGCATGGCCTCGAAGCGATCAATCTCCCCTTCGAGGGCTGCCACCCGCTCCGCGGGCGTGCGCATCACGTGCCCGGCTGCCCGGGAAGCCGCGTCGGGCGTCGCAAGCTCGGCCCCAAGATCGAACAACTGATGCTGCAGGCGCTCGAGGACGCCGTCGATCTCCTGGGGCATCTCAGTCGAGCGGGCTAGGCCGATGACCGCGTTCAACTCGTCGACGGTGCCGTAGGCGCAGACCCGAAGGGCGTCCTTCGAGACCCGTTCGCCGCCGAAGAGGCTCGTCTCGCCGCCATCCCCCGTTCTCGTATAGATTCGCGTCACGGGACGCTCATTCGTCCGCGGCCACACCCTCTCTACGCAATGCGGGGGCCGCGGCGTCACGCTCGCTCCGACCTGCCATCACGTAGGTGCGGAACCAGGCCAGGATGTGCTTCAGCCGTTCGATGCGATGCTTGGGCTGGCCGTTCCGGGAGAGATCGTGGCTTTCCCCCGGGAACCGGACGAACAGCGTCGGGACGCCCTGCTTCTTGAGCGCTACGAAGAGCTGCTCGCCCTGCTCGATCGGGCAGCGCAGGTCGTTCTCGCTGTGGAGAATCAGGAGCGGCGTCCGCATCTGACGCACGTAGGTGATCGGCGACCGCTCCAGATAGAACTCCGGCGATTCCCACGGATCACCGGGAAACTCCCAGAACCCCTTCTGATACGCGAGGTCCGAGGTCCCCCACTGGCTGTACGCGTTACTGATGCTCCGCATCGTGACGCCGGCCGCAAAGCGTTGGGTGTGCCCCACCACCCAGTTGGTCATAAACCCACCGTAGCTGCCCCCCGCGACACCGAGCCGGTCGGGATCGATCCAATCGTAGCTGGCGAGCGCGTGATCGACTCCGCGCATGAGGTCCGCGTAGTCCTTCCCACCCCAGTCGTGGCGGGTGGCCGCGGTGAACGTCTGCCCGTATCCCTGACTCCCGCGTGGGTTCATGTAGATCACGCCGTACCCCGAGGCGGCAAGCACTTGAAGCTCGTGGAAGAACGCGTTCCCGTACGCGCCGTGAGGCCCGCCATGAATCTCGAGCACCGTCGGGATCCGCTTCCCGGGCGTCGTGCCGCGGGGCCGTAACGCCCAGCCCTCGATCTTCCACCCGTCCACGCTGGAAAATTGAAACCGTTCCGGGACGGCGAGGGCCAAGGTCCCGAGCGATGGGCCGTTCCAGTCCGAGAGCCGTCGAAGCGGGGCCGC contains the following coding sequences:
- a CDS encoding FAD-binding protein, whose translation is MADWYETFEHDVLVIGAGGAGMRAAIAAVEAGLSVGLVCKSLLGKAHTVMAEGGIAAALGNVDPRDNWQAHFIDTMRGGKLINDYRMVEIFAREVPDRVYELEQWGGLFDRTPDGKILQRPFGAHTYPRACHVGDRTGLELIRTLQDKAVHSRIEVYMEVTLTWLLKDAERIAGAFGYRREDGRFVLFRAKAVILATGGWGKVYKVTSNSWECTGDGCAMAYDAGAELMDMEMVQFHPTGMVWPPGVRGILVTEAVRGEGGVLRNSLGERFMERYDPKKKELSSRDVVARSIYEEVRAGRGSPHGGAFLDITHWEPEFIKRKLPSMYEQFLKLANIDITKSPMEVAPTVHYVMGGVRVEAGTGATTVPGLFAVGEVAAGLHGANRLGGNSLGDLLVFGKRAGEHAAAYVGGLRAAPQVDEHQAEEERTLLQRPFEGDGQENPFGLHEELQEVMSTHAGIARTGEGLAQGLEKVGALQKRVEGLRVGGSRLFNPGWHACRDVRFMLTLCEAIFRSAIERQESRGAHWRLDYPNQDPQWGTLNVVVYRDGKMKATTRPVPQMPLDLARLIQQTA
- a CDS encoding succinate dehydrogenase, which encodes MADHAATHSYASSMPWWLQPAATVTILSGFVVYATWVAFQGHGSIGSYLSPFYSPPVTIAAIPISPAFWVLWAPAGFRATCYYYRKAYYRSYFADPISCMIPESRRQYSGETSFPFVLNNLHRYLLYAAIVVLVFLWIDAIKAFVFNGRFGIHLGSLLFLANVVLLSGYTLGCHAFRHIVGGNLDCYSCASGGRARFRLWQWVTPLNHEHAVWAWASLFSVVAVDVYLRLLMAKEIVDPALF
- a CDS encoding aspartate ammonia-lyase codes for the protein MSTDGQYRIERDALGEVRVPADAYYGSQTARAIENFPISGLRLPRAFIAATAMIKRAAAEVNAALKLLDPKVADAIVQAAEEVIDGKWDAQFPIDAFQMGAGTSQNMNANEVIANRAIELLGGRRADYKLVNPNDHVNMAQSTNDVTPTAIRLAALMTLGDLLSALEGLVEALGQKAHEFDSIVKAGRTHLQDAVPVRLGQEFGAYAQAVAIDIERIKNARERLLYIGIGGTATGTGLNADPQYHVRMVRRLSELTGLPLRSSGNLFESMQNMADALECSAALRTLAATLTRIANDLRLMASGPNTGLDEIRLPAVQPGSSIMPGKVNPSMAEMLNMVCFHVMGNDLTVLTAVQAGQLELNVMLPVIALNLLQSIQILTNAVGAFTDRCVRGIVANEERCRHWVEHSAALATALNPYLGYSTVAEVVKEFVRTGRPIRQIVLERGLLSEAQLNEILSVRAMTEPGIPGKARAL
- a CDS encoding cob(I)yrinic acid a,c-diamide adenosyltransferase translates to MTRIYTRTGDGGETSLFGGERVSKDALRVCAYGTVDELNAVIGLARSTEMPQEIDGVLERLQHQLFDLGAELATPDAASRAAGHVMRTPAERVAALEGEIDRFEAMLPALREFVLPGGTPAAAALHHARTVARRAEREIVRLAGQEPVNPELLKYVNRLSDLLFVLARAANHMSGRPDVTWIASR